One Aegilops tauschii subsp. strangulata cultivar AL8/78 chromosome 2, Aet v6.0, whole genome shotgun sequence genomic window, GCGATGTATTTCCAAGAAGCATGAGCTAATTCCATATTTTTCTAGGATTCCACCTTATCCTCTAGTGATCGCGCTGGAGTCCACATAAAACTTTCATGACGGCTCGAGTTCTTCAGCTACGGGGAGGTTCACCTTCATCTGCCATCAGGGGCCCATCGGCATGGCAGAACCAACACTACCCGCGACCATGATTGTGAAGAAGTGGGGGTGAGGAGGGAGAGAAGACCGATCTAGAGGAGAAGGGGGTTGCAAATGAAGGGAGGGAAGCCGCGCATCAGAGAAGATTTATGTAAAATATTTTGAATTTGCACCAAATTTTATTTTAGTAAGTTTTATATAGTAGTTTGAACCAAAATTTGCACCGTACTTGGTTGATGCGCCACtattttttttactccattaAGTAATAGGGATTGGTTGGAAACGCCATTTTTTAGAGGAGCAAATATGATACTCTAAAGGATGCTCGGTTGTATCCTCCTCTAAATTATTGGGATCCGCTAGAGATGCCCTAAGTAGGTAGAGCTCATCTCTTTTCTTGGAATGGTATTTCTAGTTTGTATTTAAGGTAGTATGTATTATGTCCGACCTTTGTTTTTTTCCTATGCATATGGTATAGTACAGTTATACTAATTTATATTATATCAAAATATTTGTAGTAACAACAAATCATACTCCCTCAACCCGGAATTACTTGTCGTAAAGATGGgcgtatctagatgtattttagttataTTTTTTTGGAGAAGGAGGATGACCTCCAGCCTCTGCATTTGGACGATGCAtacagccactttattaattaatCTCAAAAGACCTTACAAAGAAATACAGCAGTAAGTCtgaagccaccgtctaggcaacatctgttGCTACTCCTATTCATTAgatgaagggatgctgatagtctgggcctaataccaaacagaccccgcagccaaacctaacatctaaggcCTGAGTTCCcatccaggacgcctgccgggtatgggtcacccaccggtccggcgcactcctcaaccaggacgcctgccgagtatgaggccgccgcagccacctgccaccaatccatcttcagaaatgtactgctgcatctaccttgcccggtctagctgccgtcgacgccaccacgacgccagacaacgcCACCATCCTGCGCTCGACCATCAACACACGCCCAGCAGCGAGACCCCGCTGCTCCATGCCGTTGAGACCCGCCATTGTCGACATATCAGATGCAACGCCGCTCCTCCTTCGCGAACACCACCTTCTACCACTGGTCCTATCCCCTCCACCTGTAGATCCTCTGCACTCCCAACCGAGCCCCAGTGCCCCTGACGACACCTCCAGGAAGGTCACGACGCAAAAAGCGCCGCTGCCGCCAGATCCGAAAAGGATTGAAGGTTTTCACCCGGCCGGGGATCGGGGTGGGTAGATTGGGCCCTCAGTTGCGCCTTCATGAAGGAAAGCGGCGCCCATGGGTGTCGCCGCCGCCGGGCCGGCTAGACTGGCCAAGGTTTCCCCCAGACCCAAAGTACACCACCAAGGCTCACCACCACCGGAGCCTGCAGCCGCAAACCACCGGGACGACGACAGAGGCAGCAGGAGAAAGGGGAACCTCCAGATCTGACGCAACGGAGAACCGCGCCATGGCCGGACTCCACCAGCGACCCGCCACCCGCGCGGCCGAGTACTCTGGCCAGCGTCGCCTGCAGACGTCTCCAGCCGCCGGACGACGCCGCCTCGCCGATAGGGCCGCCGCCCAAGGATCCGCAGGCCACCGAAGCGATACTCCAGCCCGCAGGCCGACGAGATCGATCCGGGCGCCGAgatccccgccgccaccttccccgGCGTCTGCGCGGGCTTTGCCGGCGGCcgtctccggcggcggcgagggacggAAGGGAGATGAGGGGAGGCGGGCAGCGATAGATGGGATCGCCCCCGAGTCGCCAGGGGGCGACGCGAGGGCCGCGTGAGTTTCGGTCGATGCAGACAAGTCTGGTAAAAATCTTTAAAAATGGGGGAGCAAACGTATTTTTAGTTATAGATGCATTCATTTCTATACATTTCTGCGATAAATAATTTAGGAGGGAGGGAGTAGTAGCTCTTTACATACCAGTCTTCCGAGTGAAATGCCAGTCCATTTTCGATAACGTCTGGCAGTGAAGCAAAGAAAAGGCAAGTTCAGCTTGGCACCTCAGCTGAAATGGCAATAAGGAAGTGGAATCCAAGTATCCAACTGCTCATCAAGCTTCCTGCCTGTCTGTCTGTCTGGTAGACATTCGTTCGTTTGTTTTTTTGCTGGAAGACTTAGATATGCGTTGACTATGCCAGACCTCAAAAGATTAAGTGCAAACTACAGTACAAATGCAGAGGCCAATTTGCAGACATGATGCTGTCCGCGGTGTAGCGGTAGAGGCTGAATAGGTGAATATCGCTGTCCGGGCTGAACGTGGTACAACTCACATCCGACGGCCGAGAACAAATACAGCTCCCGATCGCTGTCAGTCTGAACCGCGAGGACCAGGACGCTCGCGCTAGCTGCGCGATGATACGGCGCGATGCTGACCCCGTGGATTTTGTTTACGCCTCCGGCCTACACAGGTGATAATAGCTGGGACGACGTGCATGTGGCCGGAAGTTGGATACGATCGAGCTTCTCTCCCGGCCGTTATTTTCAGAGACGGCAGATAAGAACGGGAGGCGAAAGAGAAGAGGCCAGGTGAAACAAGCCGAGATTACCATGggatatgtatgtatgtatgtatgtatgcatGCGCACTTGTCGTTGTCTTTTCTTCTTTTAAGAAAGAGAAACTACACGGAACTGTGAAAGCGACACTCGGAATGGCGTCCCATAATCCCGATAAGCATGGCACGTCGATCGTGGCCACTAGTACGTGTCTGGTTGATGCTAAGTGTATGAGTAGAGCTGACTGGCACCAGAATCATCATCGTCATCTCATCTGTCGAAAACGAGCAAGAGAATAAGACttcagttttttttttctttggaAAGGCGCACAAAGCGCCAAAATTCCATTCAGCTCAATAGCCTTGAAAACTAAAATTAGAGGGAAGAGAAACTACAGGGCAAGACAAGTTTCTGTGAGCTGAAGCGAAACAACAAATGTCAAGTTCTGAAGCACTCCTCAGAACCTGATGAGCCACATTATGAGCTATGCCATTGATCTCTCTTGATATGTGGTACACCTGGGCTTGGAGATCGTGAGTAAGAGAGAAGAAATCAGCCAGAGGGTCTGCTTTCCATGAACGTAGTAGCACACGGGATTTAGCATTTAGCTAAAGGACGGTGCTCCTAAATCTCCTTTTACGTGCAAGAAGAAGGCAAATCTTTGGGGGCCTCGGCAGCATCAGATGCACACGATCACAGCTTTTCAATGGAAAGATGTGAAGCGTCATATTACCAAACTAAGAGGAAAAAAAATACTACTCCCTCTAAATTAATTGGCGCGCCCTCTATATAAGTTCTATATAATGTTGTATAGAGGCTACGCTAATTAATTCGGATCGAAGGAAGTAATATCTCTTTTGCAGAAGATGGCATCTTGCACGAAACACACTTTTGTAGGTGCATCACTATCTTTTGTTTGTATGTGACTTATCTTCTTTATTCCTCTCATAGCAAATAGATTGAAATGAAATGTCCCCCGCCAAAAAAAGGTATTGAAATGTCAGTAACATTACAATTTACAATCAACGCCTTTGCCGAGAACCTTGGTGAGCTTGTTGTCATTGTCGTCGGAACAAAGAGATGGGTATGGTTTTCGTGTAAATGTCATTGTCACAGCTAGCTAGCTCCCCTCGCCCCGTGGCGCCTGCGAGGTGGGAGGGGAGTGGGGGCATAGTTTCAGTTGATCATCGTTGCCATCATTATTATTGTCATGTGAAATAGAGCAAGAAAAAAAGGCATGGTTTGGTGGAAAATATGAAGGAGAACCTGGGTACCAGCGCACCCtatatgcaaaaaaaaaaaaagtaaTTCAAAAGAAGTCCAAAAAATTCCAAATCTTTTTTGGTATTAAACATGCTCAAGTATTGTAGTCGTATCGTCAGAGAATGACTTCCGTTGCATCCTGGATCGAAGATTCAGCAAAAAACGCTATGTACAAGCATTATGCACGCTATATTATCGTCATAAACTTGTCTTTTTTGCTGTAAAGTCAATATGAATCATTTCTTCTCCAAACTTTTTATACGAGTACAATATCTGATCATGTTTGATTCCAAAAAAGATttggatttttttaaaaaaaaattaattACTTATTTTTTCGGCATATAGGGTGCGCGGGTACCCGAGAGCACCAAGTTCGCGCCCATGGTTGGGTCTATTTTGCATGAACACACTACATGGAATTTTCCTAGGTCTCCTTTAAACCACTTGTAAAGGGAGGTGTTCCTAAGTCTCCTTTTTACGTATGTGGAAAAAGAAAGCCAAATCTTTCGGGCTCCCCATCTTAAGGCCGCACTATCATAAATCTATCAACAAATGCTTAACCTACAAAGATGTAGTACAAACTATCGTCGAATGGTCACTAACATTTCAAAGTCAACATGGCCAATGAGTCAAAAGAAATTTCAAGGCCGTATAAAATGTTGAAATGTCTGCCGGGAGGGGAGAAAAAACAAGGCAATCCGGGTTTGGCATCTCGGCCGAAATGGCACGAGCAAGCAAGTGGAATCCAAGTTGGATTATCCAGCCAACCAACCACTAATCAAACTGCCTGTCAGTCAGCTCCAACCATCCTATAGCGACTGTATACACGTTGACTAAAAAATTCATACTCCTAGATATCATGGCCCCGCTGGAAATGACCGGCGCCTCTTGACCCCATCAGGGCCGTCGGTTCCCCATCGGGCGGCTCCTGTAGCGCCTGGCTTCATCTTCTTATGCCGTGGCAGAGGCCAAGCCCTCGTGTCACTTGCTCTGCTCCGATCTGCTCTGTTCTATCTCCCCTACCAAACATTCAAGAGATAGGCGCCCGCGGTCGCAGGCGACTGAAGCTAGCCTCCGCGTCCGATCCGGCGGCCATGGAGAAGCTCGGCGCGAACCCGGCCAACTCGTGCCCGCTCACGCCGCTCGGCTTCATCGAGCGCGCCGCCACCGTGTACGGCGACTGCCCCTCCGTCGTCTACGGCGGTACCGTCTTCACCTGGTCCCAGACCCACCGCCGCTGCCTCCGCCTCGCCTCCGCGCTCGCCTCCCTCGGCGTCTCCCGCCGCGACGTCGTAAGCACCCACCCGTCCGTCCCCTAACTTAATTCTTGAATCTTGATCGCCTCCGTCGTCGATTGCGCCGCGACAAGGTGAATTTAATCGGATTGAATTGGGCTGGTGCGTGATGACCGATGCCGTGAATCAACCGCTGCAGGTGTCCGCGCTGCTGCCGAACGTGCCGGCCATGTACGAGGCGCACTTCGGGGTTCCCATGAGCGGCGCCGTGCTCAACAGCATCAACACGCGTCTCGACGCGCGCACCGTCTCCGTCCTGCTCCGCCACTCGGGGTCCAGGCTCATCCTCGTCGACCCGGCGCTGGTGCcggtgctcgacgaggcgctccggCTCCTCCCGCCGGGCCACCCGGCGCCGCGCGTCGTGCTCGTCGAGGACCCCCAGGAGAAGGACTTCCCTCCCGCGCCCGCCGCGGCCCTGACGTACGAGAGGCTGCTCGAGATGGGCGACCCGGAGTTCAGGTGGGTCCGGCCGGCCAGCGAGTGGGACCCGATGATACTCAACTACACCTCCGGCACCACGTCGGCGCCCAAGGGGGTCGTGCACTGCCACCGCGGCATCTTCGTGGTCACCATGGACTCGCTCGTCTCCTGGTCCGTGCCGGAGCAGCCGACGTACCTATGGACGCTGCCCATGTTCCACGCCAACGGCTGGAGCTTCCCGTGGGGGATGGCCGTGGTGGGCGGCACCAACGTCTGCCTCCGCCGCGTCGACGCCGCCGAGGTCTACGACACCATCGCCCGCCGCGGGGTAACGCACCTCTGCGGCGCGCCCGTCGTGCTCAACATGCTGGCCAACGCGCCCGAGGGCGTGCGGAGGCCGCTGCCGGGGAAGGTGCAGATCCTCACGGCcggcgcgccgccgccggcggcggtGCTTGGCCGCACGGAGGCCATCGGGTTCGACGTCAGCCACGGGTACGGGCTGACCGAGACGGCGGGGCTGGTGCTGCTGTGCGCGTGGAAGGGCGAGTGGAACAAGCTGCCGGCGTCGGAGCGCGCGCGGCTCAAGGCGAGGCAGGGCGTGCGCACCCCCGGCATGGCCGAGGTGGACATCGTGGACGGCGAGACCGGCGGCAGCGTGCCCCGAGACGGCGCCACGATGGGCGAGATCGTGCTCCGCGGCGGGTGCGTCACCATGGGCTACTTCAAGGACGAGGACGCCACCCGGGCGGCGATCCGGGACGACGGGTGGTTCTACACGGGGGACGTGGGCGTGATGCACCCGGACGGGTACCTGGAGATCCGGGACCGGTCCAAGGACGTGATCATCAGCGGCGGTGAGAACATCAGCAGCGTGGAGGTGGAGTCCTTGCTCTACGGCCACCCGGCGGTGAAcgaggcggcggtggtggcgcGGCCGGACGAGTTCTGGGGGGAGACGCCGTGCGCGTTCGTGAGCCTCAAGGAGGGCGCGGCCGGCGCGGTGACCGCGGCGGAGGTGATCGCCTGGAGCCGGGAGCGCATGCCCGGGTACATGGTGCCCAAGACCGTGGTGTTCCGCGCCGAGCTGCCCAAGACGTCCACCGGCAAGATCCAGAAGTACGTGCTCCGGAACCTCGCCAAGGAGATGGGGCCGACCCGCAGGGGCGTCAGCAAGATGTAGTATAATTGCTGTAGAAATTCAGGGTTGTGTCGTCTTGCTTGGCTTGATCTGCAGCGCCATGGCAGATCGCATTGGCATGTCTGCTCCGCATATCAGCATTCAGCAAGCCTGTCTGCTGCAGCTGCAAGATTCTATTATGCGCAGGCATGATGCATGTCTCCCTGCTGGGTATGTGAGAAATGAGAGCACCCTTGTGATAAACTTGTTTAATCAATCAACTGATAAAACTAGGAATTTGCAAATACGTATGTGACTGAAAGTCTGAAACTGAACCGAGAATTAGGCCGCTGTCGTTTCAGTTATCTTTCGGCAAATTCGTCGTGGTCGTGCCGTGGAAAAGTGATTTCTTACGCTGAAGTCATCGTTGGTTAGAGACTTGAGTGTAAGAAACGGGGAGAAAGGTGAATCTGTGCTTTGTGCGCCTTTCTGATTCACCTTTCTCCTCATGTCTGCTTAGGGTTCAGTTCGGATTTCGCGTATGCTATCCTTTCATCGTGTCTTTGTAATTCGCTCATGACACCGAACCTGAAGATTTGAACTCCATTTCGAAAAGTAAAAAATATCATCATCCGCAAGCGTTGAACATGAGCTACTATCTAATTTTTATTTAGATGATAAAAATATAATCCTTCCAGTGCTCTGTATGATTCCATCACGCGTTGCAAAGTAAGAACCAAAAGTTACTGAATGACGTCAAAGACCCCAATACGGCGATGCCTGTTTGCATCCTTCCGCCTTTCATATTCAGATTTACATTTTCTCAGCCACTTATATttgaaatgttcatgattttaagaaaatattcacgaattcaaaaatagTTATGAATTTAAAAATGTTATTGAAATAAAAgaaatcatgaattttaaaaaatgtttgtgtattaaaaaaattgaaatatGAATTTTTCATCGCAACTTGAAAGTTTTTACAATTCAAGAACAtttcacaaattttaaaaatgttcacaaaaataaataaatgtcTGCATATTCTAAAAATTCATGAATTTTTAAAATGGTCATGAGACTTGGATTCAGAAGAATATGCACATTTATtaaaatcatgaatttgaaaaatgctTGAAATTTGTACAACTTTTGGCAAATTCATAAATTTTGGCGACCTCGAAAAATGTCATGAATTCAAAAATTTCTTGTGAATTTTAAAATGTTCACAAACTGAAATATGTTCTTGACTTTAAAACTTATccgtaaattcaaaaaaattatacaCAGAGTTAAAAAGAAGAAGCCAAAAGAAAAGGTAAAAGGAAGATTCTAGAACCTTCTCAAAACCATGATAACATTTCTTTTCATTTAAATGTAAAAGCAATGGGAACCAAACCACAGACGGGTCGGCCCATATAAGCGGCACAAGCGTACAGGAGGGTGTGCGCATGTGCGCTATCCAACGACCCAGGCGCGGAACAGGAATCATCAGAATCGATAGAACAGACTGGTGAATGCGAATGCATTGCAAATGAACGATTTGAATAGTTGTTGACCCGTTCCGTGCACTCTGTTTATTCATTTTTGTTCGGAACTTGTCTCATTCCTTATGAATTTAAATGTCTTCCTTTTGTTCCTTTTTGCCTGTAAATGCACCCCTTttcttaccccccccccccccccccccccccgaaaaaCCTAATTTTCTTTTTTTTGAGAGCATGCAAATTGCATGACTTTACTTTTATAGTAAGAAGAGGATAAAAACAAGAAAGAGATCCCACCACATTCCGGTGAAAAGCAGGTCGATCTTCGACACGAACGCATACAATACAACCAGAACGCAAAAAAAAAGGTTCTAACTTGACCAAACAAAGCCGTGTCTCAACCCACGCCTGTCATCTTCAAAGAGCAACAACTCCAAAAAAAACTATCGTTGCCTACGCACCAATCACCGTTGAGAGCCTGAAAGAGTTATGGGTGGCGGGACTCGGATAGCCCGAAGAAAGCCGTCATCTTGGCACTACTAAGGTGGGTATTGGCACTATCTGGTAAGGGAAAAAGCGACTAGGCGCTATATGCCATAGTTGTCTTAGTGGCACGACAGGCTGTCGTTAAATGACATAACCCGCTATTTTAAAACCTTTGATATTTTTTTTTGGGAAATTGTCGAtatattcatcttcaatcatggcagtacaacgaacaccagaaataataataaaatacatccagattcatagaccaccaagcaacgactacaagcactgaagcgagccgaaggcgcgtcgccgtcatcgcccctcccttgCCCGAGCCGgacacaacttgttgtagtagatagTCAGGAAATCACCGTGTTAAGGTCCCATAGGACCAACGCCTAGAAtagcaaccgccgccgatgaagaaGATTTTAGATTGAAAGGATCCAACCTAAAAACACATGAACATAGATGAATAAAGGCCGACTATCCAAAAACTGTTAAATCCTCCCGCCGTAAAAGGACAATAGAACCAACACCGGATAACATTGTGGACCAGTTAAGATGAAATAAAGCCATCTCAAAATGTGAATTGCTAGAGATGGTCGGCATAAACACGATCCTATGCTGGACTGCAAAAGGTGCCCAGAGCTAAAGCTCGGCCAAAACAAATATACTTGGCGTTATACCTGGCcatgggccgggccgggccgggcttggGCAGGGCCTAAAAAACCCATGGCAGAAAACTGGGGCCCAGGCCCTCCCAGGCCCTACCATCGGTAAAAAGCCCTTGGGGCCCGATCTCGGGCTTGGGCTTGGCATATTGGCAGTTTAAGGAAGAGGCCCGGCCCACGGCCCTAAGCCCCAAGGGCTTTTTACCAGATGGGCCGGGCTTAGGCTTGAAAAGTAGGCCCGATGGTAGGGCCTGGGTCTCAGTTTTCTGCCGTGGGCTTTTTAAGGCCCGGCCCTGCCCGGCCCATGGCCAGGTATACTTGGCGTGCTTCATGCATGGGtgcttttcttgaaattattaattaaggagtactcgttgcaaagaacacttGCCTTCCTGGTCGCGACAAGTGGACAAGTGGCGCAcagtgcgccacttgtcgcaacttgtgagttttcccttttttcgtaaatccgtttattcaaaacgttttatctaaAAACCGTGCGTTCAAATCTCAAACcattttcaccgttggattcctcgcgtcgagatcttcaaaacttgATCCCATATTGATTagtttttgatgaattttttttcacaaaaaagacgaaaaaaccgaaccgggagcacggattttttttccctttccgaaaggggcacgcccgtgcctctcgcgaaatcacaaccgtacCTCTCgtgaagcaaaaccgtgactttcgtggaaggaaaaaaaacagaaaacacgtttttttttcgtttttgagaggcacggccgtgactctcgcgggagcaaaaccgtgactctcgcgaaagaaaaaaaaacagagaaTGTGTTTTTTTTACTTTCCAGAGACACggtcgtgactctcgcgaaagcacaaccgtgtctctcgcggaagcaaaaccgtgactctcgtgaaagaaaaaacacagaaaacgcgttttgtttttccctttccgagaggcacagccgtgactctcgcgaaagcacaaccatgcctctcgcggaagcaaaatcgtgactctcgcgaaagcataaccatgcctctcgcggaagcaaaaccgtgactctcgtgaaagaaaaaaaacagaaaacgcattTTGTTTTTCCCGTTCCGGGAGGCACGgccgcgaaagcacaaccgtgcctcgcgcagaagcaaaaccgtgactctcgtgaaagaaaaaaaaacagaaaatgcgttatttttttgtttccgaaaggcacggccgtgactctcgttaaagcacaaccgtgcctctcgaaaaagaacgcgttttttcgcgcaaaaaatgtttttttttgaaatttttttaatcgaaaagctaaggaagactgggggaaaaccaaaacgtcaAAAAAACCCCGAAAAAAAAGTTTAAAAAGCCAAAAACGCGtgcagaaaaataaaaaaaaatccggagggagcgtccagagcgcgagacgtggcgaatggctgagagcgcgccaagtcacgctgatcgttgcgaggctcccgaaagAGCGCTCATTAACTAGTTGCTCTCTGCTTTTCTTTAGGCTTTTGGGACCCTCTATCTTGGCGCGGTGCGCGTGCGAACGCGCACTTCCCCCAGCACGCCAATTTGGGCTGGCCCATTTGCGAGGCTGGCCGCCCCCtgttttttctttccttttatttttctatttttgttttattttttgataaaaTAGTTCGGGTTTACAAAAAGGTTCTACAATTTCAAAAATTTGTGAATTGCGAAAACAAATGTTCAAGAAGTCCTAAATGTTCACGGAACCAAAATTGTCCGTGATTTTTCTAAAAGTGTTAAtatatttaatttttttaaagaaactaaaaaatgttcacgaatttgaagCAATGCCCGTGTATTAAAAACAAGTTCATCATTTCATATAAAAATGTTAAGGAAAAACTGCTCGtcaatttgaaaaaatgttcgcaaattcaaaaatgttcctcaacatttcaaaaaaatgttcacaagtTTCAGAAAAAGGTGTTTCTATTCAAATAAATGTTCATAGTTTCAAAAAACGCTCTTGAATTTGTAAAATAAATTCATAATATTAAGAAATGATCGGTGATTTCGAAAAAATGTtgcaaaatttgaaaaaaatcacaaaaataaaaAAGTGCTCACATGTACAAAAAGGATTCCTGAACTCCAAAAAATGTTTggcaaaaacaaaaaaatctTGAATTTCGGCAATTCTTccaaaattttaaaaatgtttgcTGGTTCAAAACATTGTTCACGTGTTCCAAAAACATGTATGCAATTGGAAAAAATGTGTGTTAATTTGGACATATGTGCACGGAATtgtaaaaaatattcatgaattcaaaaactGTTCTAGGTTTCAAAAAAATGATCATGTGTTTGAAACATTTTCATTATTTCAATTATTTCAAAACTGTTCATCATTTAAATaaagttcatgaatttcaaaGGTGTTCTCAAATTGAAAATAAAAGAAATTAAAAATCAAAAATGAAGAATGAAAAataaggaagaaaaagaaaagggaaacagaaaagaaaaatgagAAAAAACGAAAAAAGTAAGAGAAAGGAAAAAGCTGTTCTAGGGAAGTTTGTAGAACCTTCGCAAAACCGTTCAGTGAAGTGTTGTCTCGACACATCACGCGGCATCAATGCCAACCGACGCGGGCTCTGGACCGACATTAATGCGGCGCGGGAAGCGGCATCTGCATTGGAAGGGAAACGGGAGAGAGGTGGATTGAGTTATTTAGTGGGCCAGGGTAGTCAGAAGCGGACGTGGCATCGGTCCGGACGCCCACAAAGCCCCCTATTTTGTCTCTGGTTTGCGGGAAATAGTGCGCTCGAACTGCCGAGCGAAGGGATACATGACCGCGTTGGATGGCAAAACACGTCTGGACCACGCAGTCGGGATGTTTACGGGCGGTTTGAGAG contains:
- the LOC109769572 gene encoding 2-methylpropanoate--CoA ligase CCL4 translates to MEKLGANPANSCPLTPLGFIERAATVYGDCPSVVYGGTVFTWSQTHRRCLRLASALASLGVSRRDVVSALLPNVPAMYEAHFGVPMSGAVLNSINTRLDARTVSVLLRHSGSRLILVDPALVPVLDEALRLLPPGHPAPRVVLVEDPQEKDFPPAPAAALTYERLLEMGDPEFRWVRPASEWDPMILNYTSGTTSAPKGVVHCHRGIFVVTMDSLVSWSVPEQPTYLWTLPMFHANGWSFPWGMAVVGGTNVCLRRVDAAEVYDTIARRGVTHLCGAPVVLNMLANAPEGVRRPLPGKVQILTAGAPPPAAVLGRTEAIGFDVSHGYGLTETAGLVLLCAWKGEWNKLPASERARLKARQGVRTPGMAEVDIVDGETGGSVPRDGATMGEIVLRGGCVTMGYFKDEDATRAAIRDDGWFYTGDVGVMHPDGYLEIRDRSKDVIISGGENISSVEVESLLYGHPAVNEAAVVARPDEFWGETPCAFVSLKEGAAGAVTAAEVIAWSRERMPGYMVPKTVVFRAELPKTSTGKIQKYVLRNLAKEMGPTRRGVSKM